The following nucleotide sequence is from Longimicrobium sp..
TCGCCGTCTTCAGGAGCGCCTGGCCGATCTCGTGGTATCTCGCTGCCCGTGTGCGCTCCTCGCGTTTCGACTTCCCGATGCTCACCATTTCTCTACCACCTCGGAGAATGGCTCGCCCAGAAGTCCCCGGCCCTCGGTTCGGATCGCTTCCATCAGGGGATCGCCTTGCTTCGTGCGCTCGCGCACCTGTGCGGAGGGAATTACGATCCCGGCGAGGCGCAGCCCGAGACGGATCTGGATAGCGGCCGAAGTATCGATGATCGCGCGCTCCACGTCCGCCACACTGTCAGCGGCGTGGGTGACGAAGAGGACATCCAGATCGCTGTCGGGGCGCGCATCGCCGCGCGCCTGGCTGCCGAACAGCACGGCGGAACGGATGTCTTCCAGCACGCCTGCACGCGTCAGCGCGTCGGTGAGAGCGGTCTTCAGGGTTGGGATCCGCCGTCCTTCGGCGTCAAAGAGCGCGCGGAGCGCCGGCTCGAGATGATGGTCCCGGTTGACGCGATATTGGTGCGTGCTCGAGCTCCCGCCGCGCATCAGAATCCCAAGAGCGGTGAGCTCACTGAGTGCCGTCGCGGCTCCAAGAGTCGAGCGCACTCCTCCTAGCCGCTGCGCCTCCCGCCCGGTGACAGGCGATTCGAGAGGCATCAGCGCGCGTATGATCTGGATCTTGGCCGTGGTAGCCAAGACCGCGTCGAGTGGTTGAAAGAGCATATGCGATCCGGTGCACGTAGACCAGATTTGGTACGATCGCACCAAATTTGGTACAGTTGCACCAATATCAGTGCACCGGCTCATGCGGAGGCAAGATTCCCGTGTTCCCTTAAGCTTCTGCAGTCGCCCCTTTGACGCACATCTCTCAGCCCGCTGGCTAGATCCTTCGGTCGCCGCAGGAGGCCGGAAACTGCAGCTGAGGCCCATGAGGCGGCTCTCTCCGGATCACAAAAAAAGCCGCCCCGGGGGCGTTTTCAACTCGCGCACGGGTCATGTGGATGCGGACTCCACGCCCAAGGCGTTGAGGAAGCGTTCCAGTCGCTCCATGCTGAAGCGGGCCAGCTTCCCAACCGTGAGGTCGGAGAGGTCCGGCTGACTGATCCCCAGCAGCTCGGCCGCGGAGGCCTCGTCGAGGCCGCGCTCTTCAAGGACGTTGCGGATCGCGCGGGCGAGCTCAGCTTTGGCCAGGCGAGTCTCCGAATCCGCCATCTCCATGTCCGCGAAGACGTTCCCGGTGCTGTCGTGTACCATCGTGTCATCGCTCATTGCCATTCCCCAGGGGCGGTAGTGTTCCTGGTAGTGCTCCGCGGCGATGCGGAGGCGGGTGCGGACCAGCTCGATCTCCGCGAACGGAGTGCTGGTTCTCCCGGCCAGCTTCTTCTTGAAGACATGAAGGACGTACACCGCTCGCGGGAACGTCGCCGTATAGGCGAGGCGGTAGGTATCTCCGTAGTGGTCCTGAGCAAGCTTCAGCACCCGGCCAGGCAGCCCCTCCCCGAATGGACGCGCGTTGGGAGCCGACTCGCCATGCTGCGCATCCAGCAGCGCCGCGCCGAAGACATCCTGCACGTCCTCCGGCATCGCCCTGAGATCCTTGCGACTCGATCCTACGAAGTGAAGGGGCTTCCGAGCGGCGACGGGCATCGGTTCCAATCTAGCTGTTCGCTGAGGGCCGAGTACCTAAATCGGCCGGGGATAAGAGGAGATACCCCGGTTTCGGCCCTTCACGGCTGTCGTCTGGAAATAGGTCCGCCAGCTGGCGGGTAACGGACGAGAGCGCTCCCGTGGGAGGCGGCTCCCAGCGTGGTTTCGGGGACGGCGGCGGGTGCAGGCCGGATTTACATCGCGCCAGGGCCCGAATGTGCTGAACCAGCTTGCGGCGTGGTTCATGCTCCGCGGCACGGGCAAGAGCGTGCGCGCGCCAGAGCGTGGCACGCGGCGCACAGGCCAACCGAGCATGCCCGGCAAAGCAGACGACGATCCGATCCTGGGAGGCGAGTCCGAGACGCTCCTGGCGCGCGGCAGGCCCGTGCGGAGGGTGGAGGGGCGCCGGCCCGGGAGCCCGCCGCCGCGCCCGCCCGCACCCATCCGCCCGCCGGCCGCCGCGCCGCGCGGGCGGAGGATCATGGAGCGCATCTCCGAGTCGCGGCGCGCACCCTTTCTGCGGCTCGCAGGGTACTACGTGCTGCTCATCGGCATCATGGGCGCGCTGGTGTACTGGGTGCCGATGGTGCGCGACGCCTTCATCTCTCCCGTCGTCCTTCCTGATCTGGGCAGAGGGGGGAGCGGGGCGGGGCTGCTGACCCGCGCGCCGACGCTGGGCGACTACGGCGCGCGGCTGTCGCTGGGCGAGGCGCTGCACCGCGCGCTCACCACGCTGCTGGTGATCGCGGGTGCGTTGTCGCTGGTGATCCCGGTGGCGTGGGTGTACATGTTCACCAAGCGCTTCCGCTACGATCCGGCGCTGGTCTCGTCGGTCATCATCCTGCCCATCGTGGTGGCGGGGATCGCGCTGGTGGTCAAGAACTCGCTGGCGCTGGCATTCTCGCTGGCGGGGATCGTGGCGGCGGTGCGCTTTCGCAACACGCTGCAGGACCCGCGCGACGCCGTCTACATCTTTCTGGTGATCGGGATCGGTCTGTCGGCGGGGGTGCAGGCGCTGGACGTGGCGCTGGCGATGTCGCTGGCCTTCAACTTCGTCGTGCTCCTGGTGTGGAAGCACAACGTGGGGTCGATCTACAGCGGGAGCTACGGGCGCACGGGGATCCTGTCGGTGGGGGATTCGGAGCTGATGATCGCCGACGATCCCGGGGCGCAGCGCGAGATCCGGCGGCGGA
It contains:
- a CDS encoding nucleotidyltransferase domain-containing protein; translated protein: MLFQPLDAVLATTAKIQIIRALMPLESPVTGREAQRLGGVRSTLGAATALSELTALGILMRGGSSSTHQYRVNRDHHLEPALRALFDAEGRRIPTLKTALTDALTRAGVLEDIRSAVLFGSQARGDARPDSDLDVLFVTHAADSVADVERAIIDTSAAIQIRLGLRLAGIVIPSAQVRERTKQGDPLMEAIRTEGRGLLGEPFSEVVEKW
- a CDS encoding DUF4956 domain-containing protein — its product is MPGKADDDPILGGESETLLARGRPVRRVEGRRPGSPPPRPPAPIRPPAAAPRGRRIMERISESRRAPFLRLAGYYVLLIGIMGALVYWVPMVRDAFISPVVLPDLGRGGSGAGLLTRAPTLGDYGARLSLGEALHRALTTLLVIAGALSLVIPVAWVYMFTKRFRYDPALVSSVIILPIVVAGIALVVKNSLALAFSLAGIVAAVRFRNTLQDPRDAVYIFLVIGIGLSAGVQALDVALAMSLAFNFVVLLVWKHNVGSIYSGSYGRTGILSVGDSELMIADDPGAQREIRRRMLEHDGDMRTDGILLVHSGAPDVARLTVQEALGDTASDWRLANVRREPERPAVLEYLVRLKSDITPAELVGALDERWSAQVSAAEYVPFRTRRKKRKQD
- a CDS encoding XRE family transcriptional regulator, yielding MPVAARKPLHFVGSSRKDLRAMPEDVQDVFGAALLDAQHGESAPNARPFGEGLPGRVLKLAQDHYGDTYRLAYTATFPRAVYVLHVFKKKLAGRTSTPFAEIELVRTRLRIAAEHYQEHYRPWGMAMSDDTMVHDSTGNVFADMEMADSETRLAKAELARAIRNVLEERGLDEASAAELLGISQPDLSDLTVGKLARFSMERLERFLNALGVESAST